A single Synergistaceae bacterium DNA region contains:
- a CDS encoding cell division protein SepF, with translation MNIMRWFGFDNDDDDYDDDDYPEERRKPAKSSSRREGNSKSSANYAPGKLILFRGIASENDRIKLREALINGAMVLIDLHELTAVEYEEKGDDFVKFMGGVVFGINGAIIPMVETAQYLLTPRKDMFEAWPEERISE, from the coding sequence TTGAATATAATGCGCTGGTTTGGATTTGACAACGATGACGACGATTATGATGATGACGATTACCCAGAAGAAAGACGCAAGCCCGCAAAATCTTCATCAAGACGTGAAGGAAATTCTAAATCGTCAGCTAATTACGCGCCGGGAAAATTAATTCTCTTCAGGGGGATAGCGTCAGAAAATGACCGAATCAAACTCAGAGAAGCATTAATTAACGGTGCAATGGTATTAATCGATCTTCACGAATTAACAGCGGTCGAGTACGAGGAAAAGGGCGACGATTTTGTAAAGTTTATGGGCGGTGTCGTTTTTGGCATAAATGGAGCTATTATCCCAATGGTAGAGACTGCACAGTATTTATTAACGCCTAGAAAAGATATGTTTGAGGCATGGCCTGAGGAGAGAATTTCAGAATGA
- a CDS encoding RecX family transcriptional regulator: MNDINETREKFFSYLLRKPGTRSQAYEFLKRQKLSDSQINFLMNDAEESGLIDDLAYSQLFIDGHLSWGNAKIIYELSARGVSHEIIDEALNDSEDEISRAVDLAETWRSSGLDDRKILTRLRSRGFSGRAVSAALDN; this comes from the coding sequence ATGAATGACATAAACGAGACACGAGAAAAATTTTTCAGTTATTTATTGCGTAAACCGGGTACACGTTCGCAGGCTTATGAATTTCTGAAGCGTCAAAAACTTTCAGACTCGCAAATAAATTTTTTGATGAACGATGCAGAAGAGTCCGGACTGATTGATGATTTAGCTTACTCGCAATTATTTATAGACGGCCATTTATCGTGGGGAAACGCGAAAATTATTTATGAACTTTCCGCGCGGGGAGTCTCACATGAAATTATTGACGAGGCATTGAATGACTCAGAAGACGAAATTTCACGCGCTGTAGATCTTGCAGAAACTTGGAGAAGCTCCGGACTTGATGACAGAAAAATTTTAACCCGGCTCAGAAGTAGGGGATTCAGCGGCCGGGCTGTGAGTGCTGCACTTGATAATTAA
- a CDS encoding nitronate monooxygenase gives ALRLEQAVPDVVKYVAEEMKCDIPVIAAGGIWDKKDLERVFNLGAKGVQMGTRFACTVEGDASERFKQAYIDAKEDDVVLINSPAGLPGRAIKNPFVAKYLDGTVESKPCFANCLTHCKYRKTKETFCIAAALVDAQVGNWETGLFFCGSNVVKANKIERVQDIISELFEN, from the coding sequence GGCATTGAGACTCGAACAAGCTGTACCCGATGTTGTCAAATATGTAGCAGAAGAAATGAAATGCGATATTCCCGTAATTGCAGCCGGAGGAATCTGGGACAAGAAAGATTTAGAACGCGTGTTTAATCTCGGTGCTAAAGGCGTGCAAATGGGGACTCGTTTTGCGTGTACAGTTGAGGGCGACGCGTCAGAAAGATTCAAACAGGCTTATATCGACGCAAAAGAAGACGACGTTGTATTGATTAACAGTCCTGCAGGTTTGCCCGGACGCGCGATAAAGAATCCCTTCGTAGCAAAATATTTAGACGGCACTGTCGAGAGTAAGCCCTGTTTTGCAAATTGTTTGACTCACTGCAAGTACAGAAAAACGAAAGAAACATTTTGCATTGCAGCAGCCCTTGTTGATGCTCAAGTCGGAAACTGGGAGACGGGTTTATTTTTCTGCGGAAGTAATGTAGTGAAAGCTAATAAAATCGAACGCGTACAAGATATTATTTCGGAATTGTTCGAGAATTAA
- a CDS encoding DivIVA domain-containing protein, translating to MSDLLTAKDVEVKAFKKVRFGGYSVPEVEDFLNQVADDLEAYTLQLDEKDARIQELESFVKKQEGMNDAIKDALILARKAAQDMEDQAKANTEKILADAHAEAEKITAESEAKSAEKIAEAEAKASEILMKAKNSADDILQASQDKRAKAEQSRANIEQELESRRRDAEDRADDILANARAEARRIIGDAQKEVESYNEQIRFLSLQKQDFVKKTASLLFDFGKILDRSQDEINQETGELEDGSSEN from the coding sequence ATGAGCGATTTACTTACAGCAAAAGATGTAGAAGTCAAAGCCTTCAAAAAAGTTAGATTCGGGGGCTATTCCGTTCCTGAAGTAGAAGATTTCTTGAATCAAGTAGCAGACGATTTAGAGGCTTACACCCTGCAATTAGACGAGAAAGACGCGCGAATCCAAGAATTAGAGTCATTCGTCAAGAAACAAGAAGGCATGAACGACGCTATTAAAGACGCACTAATCTTAGCACGCAAAGCAGCCCAGGACATGGAAGACCAAGCTAAGGCCAATACAGAAAAAATTCTTGCAGACGCTCATGCAGAAGCAGAAAAAATTACGGCAGAATCTGAAGCTAAATCAGCAGAAAAAATCGCAGAAGCAGAAGCTAAAGCAAGTGAAATTCTCATGAAGGCGAAAAACTCAGCTGATGACATTCTTCAAGCCTCGCAGGACAAACGCGCTAAAGCAGAACAAAGCCGCGCAAATATCGAGCAGGAACTAGAATCCCGCAGACGTGACGCAGAAGACCGAGCAGACGACATTCTCGCAAACGCACGAGCAGAAGCACGCAGAATCATCGGCGACGCACAAAAAGAAGTCGAGTCCTACAACGAGCAAATTAGATTCTTGAGCCTTCAGAAACAAGATTTTGTCAAGAAAACTGCATCACTATTATTCGATTTCGGCAAAATTTTAGACCGCTCACAGGACGAAATAAATCAAGAAACAGGAGAGTTAGAAGACGGCAGCAGCGAAAATTAA
- the recG gene encoding ATP-dependent DNA helicase RecG translates to MKILEGIGPKKANALSKLGIFTLEDLLYFMPRRYEDRRTITRINNLSPGNFYSIIAEVLDTRSRPGHTEALLSDGTGKVIASWFSEKIIKFVHKGMILVICGAIEYNLLTPRFTHPEFEILESSSQTPSITGKIFPVYHANSDVSQKSLRRIINFAVNKYASKCLHEFMPEKILTRYGMMTLPEAIANIHMPFDSHAFIRARNRLAFDELFLLQTGIIMRRQKFLSSSQSHSLRPGKNFYYFMNHLPFKLTNSQKIAIDEIISDLAKDSAMNRLLQGDVGAGKTLIAFAAMLIAVDSGYQAALMAPTEILAWQHYEKLRKNLAPLGLKAAFLAGSLKISERNKILAGLSDGSINIIVGTHSIFAEKVNFADLALVIVDEQHRFGVLQRGQLISKGANPHVLAMTATPIPRTLIMSIYGDLEVSSLHELPPGRKRINTISFAPSEYRRVLQIIHDTISRGEQIYWVCPLIDENEEKSLSAVNAIYERLKNLLPDINIAVLHGRLSPEIKSSVMQNFADNKINLLVATVVIEVGVDVPNATVIIIQDAGNFGLAQLHQLRGRVGRGNLQSLCILLEGKNITPEGKARIAAMIKTSDGFELAEQDLLQRGPGKICGTRQHGITDFRAADLVRDEKILLLARDEARALTSHDINLESEPSLKREIFRRLGSTLELAITS, encoded by the coding sequence GTGAAAATCCTTGAGGGTATCGGCCCAAAGAAAGCAAATGCACTCTCTAAACTGGGAATCTTTACGCTTGAGGATTTATTATATTTTATGCCCAGACGTTACGAGGACAGACGCACTATAACGCGAATAAATAATTTATCGCCAGGAAATTTTTACTCGATTATCGCAGAAGTTCTTGACACACGATCAAGACCCGGACACACTGAGGCACTATTAAGCGACGGCACAGGAAAAGTTATCGCGTCATGGTTCAGCGAAAAAATTATTAAATTCGTTCACAAAGGTATGATTCTAGTTATTTGCGGTGCAATTGAATATAATTTATTGACTCCCCGTTTTACACATCCCGAATTTGAGATTTTAGAGTCAAGCTCGCAAACGCCCTCGATTACAGGAAAAATTTTCCCCGTTTATCATGCAAATTCAGACGTGAGTCAAAAGTCTCTGCGCAGGATAATTAATTTTGCAGTCAATAAATATGCGTCGAAATGTCTTCACGAGTTTATGCCCGAAAAAATTTTAACGCGCTATGGAATGATGACTCTTCCTGAAGCAATAGCAAATATTCACATGCCGTTTGACTCACACGCTTTTATCCGCGCAAGAAATAGACTCGCATTTGATGAATTATTCTTGTTGCAGACAGGGATAATTATGCGCCGTCAAAAGTTTTTAAGCTCTTCACAGTCTCACTCATTAAGGCCGGGAAAAAATTTTTATTATTTCATGAATCATTTGCCGTTCAAGCTCACTAACTCGCAAAAAATTGCAATCGATGAAATTATTAGTGACCTCGCAAAAGATTCCGCAATGAATAGACTTTTACAAGGTGATGTCGGCGCGGGAAAAACTTTAATTGCCTTTGCTGCGATGTTAATAGCTGTTGACTCTGGTTATCAAGCTGCATTAATGGCACCTACTGAGATTTTAGCGTGGCAGCATTACGAAAAATTGCGAAAAAATTTAGCTCCTCTTGGCCTTAAAGCTGCTTTCCTTGCCGGCAGTCTGAAAATTTCCGAACGTAATAAAATTTTAGCTGGACTCTCTGACGGTTCAATAAATATTATTGTTGGGACTCATTCAATTTTTGCGGAAAAAGTAAATTTTGCAGATTTAGCACTTGTTATCGTCGATGAACAGCATAGATTCGGAGTCTTACAGCGCGGACAATTAATCTCAAAGGGGGCAAATCCTCACGTTTTAGCAATGACGGCAACACCGATTCCCCGAACGCTTATAATGTCAATTTACGGCGATTTAGAAGTATCTTCACTTCACGAACTGCCGCCCGGACGTAAGCGCATTAACACAATTTCATTTGCACCGTCAGAATATAGAAGAGTCCTGCAAATTATTCATGATACTATTTCACGAGGCGAACAAATTTACTGGGTCTGCCCGTTAATTGACGAGAACGAGGAAAAAAGTTTAAGCGCCGTTAATGCAATTTATGAGCGGTTGAAAAATTTACTGCCTGATATAAATATTGCTGTGCTTCACGGCCGGTTAAGCCCCGAAATAAAATCAAGTGTCATGCAGAATTTTGCTGATAATAAAATTAATTTGCTCGTTGCTACAGTCGTTATTGAAGTCGGAGTCGATGTTCCTAATGCTACAGTTATAATAATTCAGGACGCAGGAAATTTCGGCCTAGCGCAATTACATCAATTACGGGGCAGAGTCGGACGCGGAAATTTACAAAGCCTCTGCATACTGCTTGAAGGAAAAAATATCACTCCCGAAGGCAAAGCAAGAATCGCAGCAATGATTAAGACTTCTGACGGGTTCGAGCTCGCAGAACAGGATTTATTACAGCGCGGGCCGGGAAAAATTTGCGGGACTCGTCAGCACGGAATTACAGATTTTAGAGCAGCCGATTTAGTGAGGGACGAAAAAATTTTATTGCTCGCACGTGATGAAGCAAGGGCATTAACGAGTCATGATATAAATTTAGAGTCGGAGCCGTCATTAAAGCGCGAAATTTTTAGGAGGTTAGGCAGCACATTAGAGCTTGCAATCACATCATGA